One Salvelinus alpinus chromosome 9, SLU_Salpinus.1, whole genome shotgun sequence genomic window, atcatacaatgtgattttctggatttttgttttagattccgtctctcacagttgaagtgtacctatgataaaaattacagacctctacatgctttgtaagtaggaaaacctgcaaaatcggcagtgtatcaaatacttgttctccccactgtatatggtagTGTAAGTTCTTAATATGCAGCAAAATGCTACTATTCACCATAGGAAAAAGTGTAGATTCAGAGTATTGTTTTAACAGCCTTGGCTGATGTAATGGAGTGGTTCTTTGATTGAAATCCTTGTCATGGAGCGTGACATGAGTGTTTTCTCTCCAGTCTCCTATTATCAGCTGAGCCTGTGGTGCGCAACCTAATCCCTCTTCATCAACGCAGTGTGGGCAGCAGTCGCAAAGATGTGACCGTCAATTAATCACTCCCTACCCCCCAGACCAATCCCGGCCCCTGCACAGATGTGAGGCCTCATTGCTTTTAAACACTGCTTTTAAAGATCTGGTACAGATGTGAGACTGGCGCAGACTGGCTGGGGCAAAAGGCTTCCTGTGGCCAGTGAGGTTGTCCCCAGTATGAATGGCAGCCAGCCCTGAGGAGAGGTCACAGTGAGAGTGAGCACTAACAGATTAACCGCTGAGCTGAGCTTTAACTACTTCAGGTCATGCCTCAGACCATCCTGGAGGAGTAAGTATACATCCAGCACCACTGGTTGTGGTAGTATATCACTAGTAGTAGTCTGTTACCAGTTTGTACTACAGTCAACTTTGCCACTGCCACAGGTCTTCTTGGTGGTAGTAATTTTGTGCATTGACCATTTTTTTCAAAACCCTATTTGAAAGTAAAGGTTCTTTCATGATAGCTCATGCAGACTACATTGCATGCCTGAAGAGTCAGAGGAGCTGGCAAGTTAATTTGCTCAGTTTCAATGTCTGGGTTTGTCTGCTCACCAGCTAAGCTTCTTTCTGAGAAACCCATTGTCTCATTAGACTTATTCTGAATATGAGATGAAGCAATTCCCTTGAATCGCTAAAACACAAGACAGATATAACATGAGTTCACTCACCTTACGTTTCATTAAAAAGCAGGTAACCGTCATTTCAAAGTGCATTTTTCAGTCGACCCCTGTGCTTTCAACTCTCTCAGAGTGCACTATACTTTTTAACACCTAGCTATATAATATTCCATGTAAATTTAAGCATCTGAAGTCCAGTAGCTTAGAGCACTGCAGAACAGAGGGCTGCAGAGTTCATAAATGAGTAAGAATCTCCAAATGAGTTTGCTGACCCCTTAAACTCCATGAAATTAATATAAGCAGACATCCTGCATGCTGAGGGCCACTGCAAAGCTGGAGAGGATCACTTAAGCTCTCAGAGTTTCCTACAACTTTTATAAGCTGACTTTCAAGACACATTGTAGCCGCTTATTGATGGTGACAGGGAGCAATATGGAAGCAAATAAACCTTTACTGCCTTCACTTAACCCCTCGTACAAGAACATGGGGAATACTGGCATTGCGCCATGTAACATCACCCTTGGTGCCTGCGCAGGAAACAGAACCCCAAGGACCCCCGTCCTTGATTTAAGTAACCTAGTCATCTGTGACTGCCCTGTGAAAAGAGGTTATTGAATTATGGTGTGTGtggattctctctttctttctgtctttcaatAAACTGAAGTGTTTGGTAGTTGCTGTATTTCATTTACCTCATCTTTAGTCTATGTGATCTTGTGTTAAATGCTAATAAGCTTTTTTGGGACACACTTAAGTGTGGGCTTTATTAATTACAAAGATGTGAATAACAAGTCCTGTATGACTTTATATGAATTCTCTGGTTGCATTTCTCTGCATAGCTATGCAGCATAACTCTGGCATCATATTTAGTCTGGAAGCAGTGTTTTCTCTGATGGGAAGTTACTGTAAATCCTATGGGACCTCTTCATCCCTCACCTTCAGCAGTGCACAACTACTGAGCCAAGTTGAATCTCTTGTAGAGTTGCTTCTCTCCTTTGTCCTGCTCTAGACAGCGACTCTGTGAAGAATGTCTGGATATGATTTGAACGTTTCTGAACTATAGTTTACCTTATCTAACTAAAGAAGGTTTATTCACGTGGCCTGTATGTCAGTTATTCCATTTGGTTGAGATTACAACACCTTTCTTACCTTTTTACCTGAAAATGCATAAACAGTTCTCTGAGTTCTCATAATTATTTCCGCTAGCCTAGGAGGGTGGATATTAAGTGTGACGATATGCCAAGACAAGTGCACTTCTCCACTTTTCCACCCATATGAATCTTAATGCTAGTTATAAAAGGTGAAATATGATAAATCTGTGGTGTCCCAGAGTGTGGATATTTAGGCAGTTGGTACCATATTAACATGAACAGGCCTCAGGAAATAAAGAGAGGGAAATTACTGTTTGAATATGATCAATTATAGAGAGACGCCAGGGGTGTATGCTTGGGGTTAGCCATTACAGTTAGACAGCTGGCTCAGGTTAAGCAGCCTGTTTTTTTACGGGAAACGGGGCAGTTTGATAAAGGAAGACACACAAAGGTATTTAATGAGGATGAAAATGGCTTCTCCCACAAGGATGAACTTCCACTAATGAGTTTCCCCCTCAATCCTGAGAGGGGATTTACAGGAATAATCCTAACAAGTTTTGGCTTTACGGGGGATAGGATTAAGTCACATATTTCAGTTTTAGCTTGCAGTGAGAAAGTGGCAGTGTGGAAATATCCCAAATAGCTCCAAGTGTTTTCTGGTAGTAGCTCAGACCATGCAGACAGTTAATGCAGCCACAGATGTCTGAGGAACAGAAATATTCACAAAGAAAGAGGGGTCTTTCCACAAAATGAACCAAACAAATTGATTAAATCTGAACACCTGAAACAAGACATTTTAATATGAAGTTGAGAACAAGGTTCATACTTTATACTGCATAAAGGAACTAtcaatataatgtactgtatcatCAAATCATACATTGTTGACAAATATCTTAAGTAAATCATAAGTGCTCTATACAATAAAATAATCTGTTTTGAAAGAATATGGTCCTCAAGTATTTACTCAAAATCTGCAGTTAAGGGTCACACTTTAGTTTAGAAACAGTGAAAATATGTCCTTGGTCTACAGACCAGTAGATGGCAGACTTGTCTTGTTCAATCCATATGCAACACAACAACAAAGTATGTGCTGGCTACTCCTATCACTGTGCTTCTCTAAACCAAGGTCTTCCGACACACATCAGATGgcaaatatgtttttgttctggGTTTGTTAGTTAAGTGCACTAATATCATGCCACTGGCTCCCTTAGGTACTCTATTATGTTAACTCTGGCATTTTACTATTGTGCTTTCAATTGTAAACTGGAGCTACATAAAGCTAATTGAGTGTCTTTTGATGCACCATTACATTTATGTGCTGTGCATAACCCTGTAGTCCTTTGACTCTTAAACTGTAATGTGTTACCATGAAGAGCCAAGCAGATCAACAACATCTATAGAAGAAGCATCAATGAGTACATATTCATGCAGTACATAGTCATACATGCAGTGCTTTCTGTGGAGGGTGTTGACTAACGGTGAAGGATAGTATATGGTACATTGACCAAATAATGACTGACACAGTCTGTTGTCTTCATTCAGAATTCTGAGCAAGGGTGTGGTTTAACTGATTTCTGCTGTCAGGGAGGGTGACAGTGGATAAGAATCCGACGGTCTGGTTTGTGAAGGTAACCACTGCTTTATTAGATCCCCATTGGACCATAAACTAAGCTGTCACATCCTGATGGGCTCTCCATGAATACAAAGTGCCAGTGGTGCCAGGCTTACAATGTTTAGCCTCCAGCACAGATATGAGGGAAATATTACAGACAGTTTTTAGAGTGATGTTCAAACCTCACATACTGTAACACTCCAAAATGCTCGTACCATGTTCACAGCATGCTTGAAGCGTTAGATTAAACTAAATAAAGCAGTCTCACAAATGTGTTCACGCATCACTACGCAatgtacaatatactgtatgagaAATCAGCAAATTCTTTTCATGGACTTTGTAAAATTATCATTTCCATTTACACAATTTTTTTGATTGGTTAGGTATTCTCTGTTGCTTGTCATTTTTTCTTGACCTTTTTTATATTCCTACAGTATGACGCATTTCAGAAGGTAACAGCTGGCCAGGCAATGGCCACATCCTAAATAATGCAAAGCCCTGATAAATATTGCACATTCACTGTTACTCAAAAAAGAAATAAGCCAACACAAGATACCTCCTTTGACTATAAAAAACATGCCATTTCAAGTTTAGACTTTTGACCTCCACACATAAGGCAAAATAAACATGTTTCCATTTTGTATTTTAATGGAATGAACATTTGTCCACCTCAAGTAACATCTTTAGATCACAGATGTGTAAGACAATCAACAATGGAAGTGGCAGAACTCCTAATGGGGAACCACCCTGACAGACAATGTATTTAAGTCCTGAGACATAAATAGGAGAGAATAAGTCTCATTTGGAAAGTTGGGAGTGTATTGTTATTTGGCGAGTTGGTAGAGGATCTAACGTTGATTATTATTGTTCCTAAACTTGACCTTAGTAACCCCACCAACTTCTTAAATACTCTCTGAGTAGTTGATTACTACAACTAaactgaacataaatataaatgcaacatccaacaatttaaaagatGTTACTGAGTTAGAGTTCATGGAAGAGAAATGaacgttcaattctctggcaacagctctggtggacattcctgcagtcagcatgccaattgtacgctcactcaaaacttgagacatctgtgacattgtgttgtatgacaaaactgcacatttcaaagtggccttttattgtccccagcacaagacgcacctgtgtaatgatcatgctgtttaatcagcttattgatatgcaaCAATTGTCAGGTGGAtttattattttggcaaaggataaatgctcacttaAAGGGATGTGAACAACTGTGTGCACAATATTTGAGAGAATTAAGCTTTTTgttcatatggaacatttcagggatattttttatttcagccaagaaacatgggaccaacactttacatggtgtgtttatatttttgttcagtgtatatgtaGCGTAGCTTCCCACTGACAGGTGAGGTGGATATCTGTGGTGTGTTTCCCCACGTTGTTCAGTGATTTACATGGCTGTTTACAAGGCTGATCTGTGTCCCTTGTGGCTGTCCTGTTTACTCTGTGCTGCTGGGAGGCAGCTGACCACTAACGTCACAAATACATCATCTGGAACCGCATCAAAAATGTCGGGTCGTGACAACCTCTTATTCTTGTTCATAACTAGAACTGTGCTTGAAGTACTAAGGGCATTTTCAACCTTGTTTGTATTTCACAATACTCTTGCGCATTCACTGGTTAGCTTGTGGATGATAATGTTTAACGGTTTAAACTAATGACAATGCAGATTAAGTTTAAGTTAAACATCAAACGTTGTGTTTTTGATAGAGGAAGAAGTAAAAGTGAACAATATAAGCATTGTCAAATGATTTTATTCAAACATTTTGTAAAATTACAAAAATACAAGTTTAACAGAAACCCACTGGGTTCAGATTGACTGATGTATGGAATAGCAACATGCCATTCTgatacaatgtaaaacatacagtaGTATGGTAATATGTCTTTGTATTCATCCTGCAAAAGTATACATTTCAATAGATAAACTGGTAAATAGCAACATGATAACTAACATACATACGTCTGTACCTGATAAACATTCACAACACTGCATGATCCAAGGTTTTCCCTAGGCACTCACAATACTCAACATCAGTTACATTTCAGATAAGGCAATATATTCTGAGAAGGAACAACTCCAAGGTCAAAATATCCACGAACTATCAAAGCATAATACAGTTTCTGCTCAGACATTTTCAACTTTTTAGTTACAATGTATAAAAAAGAATGCCAAAGTTATATTATACACCCTGAACATGTATTGTTAGTTAATGTATCAAAAAGAATGCCCATGTTATATTATACACCCTGAACATGTATTGTTAGTTAATGTATCAAAAAGAATGCACATGTTATATTATACACCCTGATCAGGAAAGGATTCACTACATACAGGAATAAATATATTGTAGATTTCAACAACAAAACCTGTTTCAGTAgctctcaaagtgctttacaTTATATACAGCAGATAACACACCTTATCTTGTATTATGTTACAACAATGTGCTGTGCAGTAATTCCCTTTCTAATAACAGTCATGTAAAGAGTAGGCTCCATTTCTCAACACAGCCTAGTATATAATCATTCAAAAAATACTGTTAATCTGCTTTTGAATCCAAAGTTTAATTAGTTCAAGACTTGATCACTCTATATTACACTCTTTCCACCACAATATAAATATTGTGCAACATTGCAATTTGAAGGCATCACTTTGGTTCTTTAACAGATGATGTAGAGGCTTAACATTTAGCCTAGCTATGGACTGGGTGGGAATCAACCTGTTATGAATGAAGACCGTTGTTAGAAAGCAGAAAAGTAACATTTAGCCTAAAGCACTACTCAGAATAAGTAAAATGTTTAGTTAACAATGTGAGACACCAAATGTGAGAACTCACCTCAGAGTACAGTGGTGGAGGCTGGAACCTGAACTCCTGGATGTAAGCAAAGGCTGGTCCACCAAGCTGTCTCTCCAACTCCTCGGACTGAGTGTAAGAGGGGCTGTGCAGTTCAAACTCTTCCTCAGACACCACATCCGCATAGTTAGGGGGGGCTGGGGATTAACCAGAAGGTAAACAACGTCAGAATCAACTTTGTATCTACTCAAAACTGTGTTGGTGAAAGCTTCAACACAAATACATGATGTTAGACCATGACAATGAATGGGAGTTCATATAtgttcatatgtgtgtgtgtttgtgtgagagcaATTTTGTAAGGCCTCTCCTTACCTTCAGGCACTTCAGGAAGCGCCAGTGCGAGCCAGCTCATGTCCATGCTGAAGTGACTGCTCAAGCTGGAGCTTCTGCTGTCAAGGCCATTGTATGGTATACTGCCAATCACAATGGGAAGCTCCACCTTGAGTTTCTTAGCACCTGGTATCTGTGCCATGACCTCCACATAGGAAAGGAAATAAGCAGGCATACATTATACCATCTGAATGCTGTCTTAGTTGAACACACCTTATTTACCTATTACTTACTGTAGTATACACACATCAAGGGAAAAACCATGCAGATGATATAACAACACAACGACATTATTTACCACACTTTAACAATTTAATAGATTAGAGTAACAAAGTATCCATAGAAAAGGGCACTCACTGCCAGGGAGTATTCCACTCTGATGACTGAGGAGTTGAGAATTGAGGCAGAGACAAGTGGAATCTTCAGTGTTTTTCCATTCCAGGTGTCTGTGCAGCCTGATGGAATGTGGTTACCCCTCACACTGGCAACCAACTTTGTATGACTTTTTGTTTTGCCATTTGCCATGAAGGTCTGTATTTGGTAGATAGCTGCTTTAGGTACGATGAGTCGAGAAGAACAGTTCTCAATCACAGCATAGATGGGGATTGACTCTCCTAGAACGAAGAAATGAATCTTGAGGGAAAAAATGAATCTTGAGGACATTGCACTATAATTTAACTGTTGTTATTAGAGACATAACACATCTTCATTCATTCTAACATGAATGATGAAAAACAAACTTTAGAAACATTTTTTACCATTACAGTAGCCCCTTCTGTTGATATTGACATTCAGAGAGATGGGGCCTGAGGTAAAAATCCAACAGCCAATCATCTTGTTGTTGTTTGTAGACACAGAGGACTGCAAAATAATAACAAATGAGTCAAGGGAGATTTCCAAGAATGCTACTTTCACTTAACATTTTGCTAAATGTTTTGTGGTTACTGTCTGATACACCAACAACATTTAAAAGCAGTTCCCACAGTCACAGACTTAAATCTAAAAGTGTCATCTATGTTTTAATAGACAACAAGATGGTTAAGAGCAAATGTGTTTTATGTATGAAAACCAAACTGCCCATCCTTTCAATCCAACTCACAAAATGGTTAAAAACATACAGTAGGACAAAacatacaaaacacacaaaaactgACGTGGCATTGCAATCTATTTTGAAGATTTATCACTCACCAGTAACCATGGGGAATTGACATCAACATGGCTGATAACAGAGAATTCTCTGTTGACAGTTAGATCTTGATTCAAGGGCCTCTGTAATACAGCTGTCACCTCATAGCAAACCCTCCCATACTTCCCCTTGAAAGAGGTAACAAGGGGCCTGGAAGATATTATGGAACGTCACTCATTATTCATTTGACAAAAAAGCCAAATTAATTCAGGCATGCTGAAAAGTATACAATGGAAAGTCTCCATTAGCTGTTGCAGTTAGTACAGTAGCCAGACATCATCATGAGGCAAATCAAGCTTTGATTGCATAATTTCCTATTCCGTCTGAAAAGTTTTCACTCACGTTTGAGTGAGCTCCACATGAAAGGGGAACTCATAATGCCCTTCATCAAGACTGATGAATTCCTCACCATCTGAAACAAAAGACAATTCAGTCAATAAATATAGTAATCAACATTTTACAACAATTTTATTATAATCACTGACTGGAAAGCATAGGGCCTGCTAAAGGTCTAGCGATTCCATAACTTCCTAAAGGTAGTGTACATTACAGCCCTGATAAAATTATTTGTTACATCAAaatccagcctggtctcatagactagatatAACATAGTAATGTAAggagggtggatggatggatggatggatgggtagctgtataacgcgaacgtctagcaactcaaaggttgcgtgttcgaatctcatcatggacaactttagcagcttagcaacttttcaactacttactatttTTTgttctttgcaactacttagcatgttagctttcatatgccttattaacaaactagtatgccatctgtaaatacaaaaacaattgtaaaattacgagcctagttggtttagccacggaaaaatacAGGAACCTTTCCGCTAGCataattggctgagataatggacaGTGTGGACATGCCGacagatgagttcggattggtctgccatgtagcctgtttctgtctataacatgagctggtcagtatgtgtagataatccttgctACCGCTGCTTTTTTtaaaagatataacgttagccatagAGATCCgcaaaagtgttgctactgctctcaacaacattgctgcccagaatttagcaggcgctataAACAAAGTTCAGTGGGAAAAAGTTGATGGACTTCTTTTCTGCACAaggtcagtgtgaaccagagttACTCAACACAACAAGCTGTAGCAAGCTACAAACCTAATGGAAAAGAGACGCTGctgtgaagcattcatccatgtatacgggtaagagtcttgctacattttcagatattatacgtttctaattttgtcagaaagttgttttcattgcaagttaaagcttactgttCGCTAGTTAGCAAACATTTGTTTGCTGGCTCGCTAGATACATTtatgtgtatttttttatttaacctttatttaaccaggtaggcaaattgagaacacgttctcatttacaattgcgacctggccaagataaagcaaagcagttcgacacatacaacaacacatagttacacatggagtaaaacaaacatacagtcaataatacagtgaaaaataagtctatatacaatatgagcaagtgaggtgagataagggaggtgaaggcaaacaaaatatatatataaataaataaaaatataaaaaggccatggtggcgaagtaaatacaatatagcaagttaaaaaaaaaagtagagtagagatagtagagatagaaaaagtagaaatagaaataatggggtgcaaaggagcaaaataaataaataaatacagcaggtaaagaggtagttgtttgggctaaattataaatTATAGTATGATCTGTGTAATAATAT contains:
- the LOC139584709 gene encoding arrestin domain-containing protein 4-like isoform X2; this translates as MFLMKCVTSWSIAKFELDVPISNPRTTDGEEFISLDEGHYEFPFHVELTQTPLVTSFKGKYGRVCYEVTAVLQRPLNQDLTVNREFSVISHVDVNSPWLLSSVSTNNNKMIGCWIFTSGPISLNVNINRRGYCNGESIPIYAVIENCSSRLIVPKAAIYQIQTFMANGKTKSHTKLVASVRGNHIPSGCTDTWNGKTLKIPLVSASILNSSVIRVEYSLAVMAQIPGAKKLKVELPIVIGSIPYNGLDSRSSSLSSHFSMDMSWLALALPEVPEAPPNYADVVSEEEFELHSPSYTQSEELERQLGGPAFAYIQEFRFQPPPLYSEVDSHPVHS
- the LOC139584709 gene encoding arrestin domain-containing protein 4-like isoform X1, producing MADKVKVFCIMFNNEDKREYSAGEVLSGHVVVEVATGVSVQIKAVKISTRGCAQVCWGEGTRQASSPSSAAIANTSSQCERVEYFCISQTLKETPDGEEFISLDEGHYEFPFHVELTQTPLVTSFKGKYGRVCYEVTAVLQRPLNQDLTVNREFSVISHVDVNSPWLLSSVSTNNNKMIGCWIFTSGPISLNVNINRRGYCNGESIPIYAVIENCSSRLIVPKAAIYQIQTFMANGKTKSHTKLVASVRGNHIPSGCTDTWNGKTLKIPLVSASILNSSVIRVEYSLAVMAQIPGAKKLKVELPIVIGSIPYNGLDSRSSSLSSHFSMDMSWLALALPEVPEAPPNYADVVSEEEFELHSPSYTQSEELERQLGGPAFAYIQEFRFQPPPLYSEVDSHPVHS
- the LOC139584709 gene encoding arrestin domain-containing protein 4-like isoform X3 is translated as MSISTEGATVMIHFFVLGESIPIYAVIENCSSRLIVPKAAIYQIQTFMANGKTKSHTKLVASVRGNHIPSGCTDTWNGKTLKIPLVSASILNSSVIRVEYSLAVMAQIPGAKKLKVELPIVIGSIPYNGLDSRSSSLSSHFSMDMSWLALALPEVPEAPPNYADVVSEEEFELHSPSYTQSEELERQLGGPAFAYIQEFRFQPPPLYSEVDSHPVHS